The genomic DNA CTCTCACAATTTAGATGATTCCCGCTTCTGTATTAAATGTGGTAAGTCACTGCTGCTCAAAGAACGATATCGTCCTATCCATCCTCTTGGTAGTGGGGGGTTTGGTAGAACTTTTTTAGCTGTAGATGAACACATACCTTCTCAGCCAAGGTGTGTTATTAAACAACTTTACTTTCTAAATGCAAATACAGCCACATTAGCAAAAGCTATTGAATTATTTAATCAAGAAGCAGTGCGTTTGAATGAGTTACAGCATCCTCAAATTCCCCAATTAATGGCACATTTTGAACAGGAAAATCAACTGTATTTAGTGCAAGAATTAATTGTTGGTAAAACCTTAGCACAGGAGTTACAAGCGGAAGGTTTGTTTAGGGAAGTGCATATTTGGCAACTTCTCCAAAATTTATTACCAGTGCTGCAATTTATCCATTCTCAACAAGTAGTTCATCGGGATATCAAGCCAGCCAATATTATGCGAAGATATCCACCAATAACAGGTAATAAATCTGAAGCACAACTACCAATTAGTAATGGAGAATTGTCACATCAAGGTTCTACTATGACTGTGAGTGAATTAGAATCTTTAAATTCTTCAGGAAAAACTAAATCCAGCCTCTCAATTAGTAAGATTAAACCAATAAATTTTATAGCTGAATCTAGAAAGGGTGAATTAGTATTAATTGATTTTGGTGTTGCTAAACAAATCACAGCTACAGCTTTAGCTCATACAGGGACAACGGTAGGAAGCGCAGAATATATAGCTCCCGAACAAATGCGGGGTAAGGCTTTACCAGCTAGTGATCTTTATAGTTTGGGTGTAACTTGTATTTATTTATTAACTGGAATTTCTCCCTTTGAGTTATTTGATATTACCAGCGATCGCTGGATCTGGCAAGATTATTTAACTACTGAAAATTCTGTTTCTGAGCAGTTGTCTACAATTCTTGATAAACTGCTGCAAAATTCCCTTTCTCAACGTTATCAATCGGCAACAGAAGTGTTAGCTGCCATTCACACAAAAGTCCAACCAGTTAAACAAAATATTAATATTCATGTTAATGATCAAAATACTCTATATTCAGCTACAGGAGTTGATTACACTAAGTTAGAAAAGTTTCTGCGCCATAAACAATGGCAAAAAGCCGATGCGGAAACTTGGCTGGTAATGCGTCAAGCTTTATCTAAACCTAGCAGTAAATATCTATTTAATAGCGATTTAGAAAAATTTCCCAGTGAAGACTTACAAATTATTGATTATTTGTGGACAAAACATAGCGAAGGGCATTTTGGGTTTAGTGTACAAATACAAATTTACGAAAGTTGTGGCAGAGATTATGGTAAATTTTGCGATATTGTGGGCTGGGATATCACAAAGTCTAGTTCTTCTGGGCAAAATATCTTTTTTAACTGGACAATGAA from Okeanomitos corallinicola TIOX110 includes the following:
- a CDS encoding serine/threonine-protein kinase, producing MTCCTFCLYSHNLDDSRFCIKCGKSLLLKERYRPIHPLGSGGFGRTFLAVDEHIPSQPRCVIKQLYFLNANTATLAKAIELFNQEAVRLNELQHPQIPQLMAHFEQENQLYLVQELIVGKTLAQELQAEGLFREVHIWQLLQNLLPVLQFIHSQQVVHRDIKPANIMRRYPPITGNKSEAQLPISNGELSHQGSTMTVSELESLNSSGKTKSSLSISKIKPINFIAESRKGELVLIDFGVAKQITATALAHTGTTVGSAEYIAPEQMRGKALPASDLYSLGVTCIYLLTGISPFELFDITSDRWIWQDYLTTENSVSEQLSTILDKLLQNSLSQRYQSATEVLAAIHTKVQPVKQNINIHVNDQNTLYSATGVDYTKLEKFLRHKQWQKADAETWLVMRQALSKPSSKYLFNSDLEKFPSEDLQIIDYLWTKHSEGHFGFSVQIQIYESCGRDYGKFCDIVGWDITKSSSSGQNIFFNWTMNQSYPKGNLPSHAWVGGTKPWEHLSSLIVAFLKIQ